The Venturia canescens isolate UGA chromosome 7, ASM1945775v1, whole genome shotgun sequence genome segment aatttttccaacggTCATGTGACCATAATTTTTGCCCAACACAACTTTGATTTTATACTTTTGTTTAATTATTTCCTTACTATATGCTCGTGTAGTCGCCGTAGATCGAtcgattaaaagaaaaacaaaacgtcATTATCCGGTTAATTCCGGTAATAATCTTTTTAAGAAATTGAACGACGTGGTCGGGATGAAAAGCACACGTGGCTCCGTTGCAGCAGCGAAAACGCAAATGCGGGAGCGAGCGGTACGACGAGAAACGAACTGGCAATTTTCCAGGCGAATGTGTATAATCGTATGATATTCGACAAGCGTATAGTTGCACAGTTGTAAATAGTGATaaacaagaaataaaaaacttcatgGCTTCAACCAATTTATCGTTCCATTATTGTTACTATATGATTATAATTAATGAAAGTAttatttatgagaaaaaaacaccaaAAATGTGCATCCAATTGCTCAATCGGTAAAACGCGCCATAACTGTGACGGGTCAGTTGACCGGATACTTGACAAATTCGTGTATCGCGGGGCTGTAGAAACATCACGAGCATTCACGACGAGGCAACCTGTAGCAAGAATTTCGGTTCGTAATGAATAAGTGGCAGCAGCAAAACGGACGGTAGTCGAGAAAACAATCACGTATTCACTTTCTAAGAATACCTATGTACAAATAGGCGCAAAAGTGTGTTTTGTtgggtgtgcgtgtgtgtgtgtgtgcgtgcgcgtgtAAGCTAAGGAAAAAATATAGATGTGGATTGAGAgtaagagggagaaagagaaagaacgagggagaaaaaagtagTGCACACGGGCACACGCGTGGATCTTTGGAGATAGAGTACGTATTTTGAGCCTGGCAGTTCCGGCGGGCGAGTAGTCAGCAGCCAGCGAAACGGTGCGAAGACCACGGGGCTCGCACGCGGACGACCCTACCAATACGCGCGTGCTGTGCGCATTACATACATAGAACCCGCGaagaaactatttttttaagagacacacacacagaatCCCTAACCCTTGCGAGCAGCGTAAGATCCTCATTCCCCTCCTCCTTTTGCCCCCCGCTAAGTTGGTCATTGGTAATtcggtgatatttttttttccaaccgaTTCACCGTTATAAACGGTTTCCCTTACTAACAAATCGGCGGCGTTGGTGGtatgtgcgcgcgtgtgtgaaCAGAcatatttttccttcatttttctctctttcgttacAAAATAATTGTCCCCGCTGTTGGTCTATTACTTCGCGTGTCGTGTGTCTTCTTCATTGTCACACTCTTTGAAAACCCCCCGCGAACCCCGATCCCCCTCCCTCGGCCAACCATTACATCGGGGTGTTGACCGagaattttgttgtttttttgtttccaaaaTTATTATCGTTGCAATAAAGTAAAGAAAAAGTTAGCCCCTACCCTCCGGTGGTCCGCGTGTTGGAGAACAAGTATAAAATATGGCGAACAGCGTGGCACCGGACTCGTGGGAACAGCAGGCGGATAACGTTGATAAAACATCAACCGACGAGGGTAAATTCATCGAGGGCAAGTTTTCGACACTGAACGTCAATGCAGCGGAATTCGTGCCTTCCTTCTGCATAAACTCTTTACCGGATAACATCAATCCGACGCCGGCTTATCCTACTATcgatggtggtggtggtggtggtggtggcggcggcggcggtggcggTCCGGACACCCCGCCAGCCGTTGTTAATACGACCGCGACCACCTTCGTTACTCCTGAAATTCATCACGGTTAGTTTGTTTTCGTGTCCATGAACAAcaccaaaaacaaaaaacatgaaacagagaaacgaaaaacaaaagaagatAATAATTCGTTTCAAACGTGGCTTTTGCTGGctgttttcttatttcttcttatttttacTGAATTTGCGAAAATAATACTCttcgaatgaagaaaaaacgtaagaTCTCTTTTGCCTGTAGttgcatgaatttttttgcttgCGCCGTCTGGGCTATTATCTCaaactatctttttctttttctctccggcatttctttttttgcacGAACGCTGTACCTCCTTATGTTCTTTATTGCTACTTTCGTACtaccattttcaattttattcttctACGACCACCTGCAACAAAAACCTCCCATCCCATGGCCGTTTTCTCAGCTcttatgattttattttatttttttctttcattacatGTTTGATAAAGTTATTTTGTGCGTATCGCTTGATATCGGAGAGAccttgttcgaaatgtcgaagCAGCATGTTTAATGGAAAAGGTTGATGAATTAGAACTTGCTGTGATCCCGAGCACAAAGACTTGTTGCGCTTGTTCGCTTAACGAGCAGACTGGAATTCGCAGGTCCGGCTACACCTTCGCTACCGCCGGATCCTGCCGGCGCTAGAGTCGAAGAACCTCCAGCCGGCGGAGGTATCTCCCCGCCTAATTCATCCTCCGAACCAGCCTCTGATGGAGAACAAACAAATAATAGCCCGAGACATCAACCAGCTGATTCTTGGGAAGAAGCTGCCGTCGACGGAGATCCCCTTCTTACTCCAGAGAATGAAGAGGCCTTTATCGAGGAGGATGAAGAAGCGATTGTGAAGATCCCCAAGAAAAAGATCACCAAAGTAGCGGAAGATACAAAGAGTAAAAAAGAACACGTCAATGTTGTCTTCATAGGCCATGTGGGTAAGTTGGATCGAGGTTGCTTATCCTTGGATCAAAGGAATGGTTGAGTTTCGAGAGTATTGAAAATGACAAATTCCTGGAAACAAGAAACATATTGTATAACTTGACTCGTAAGCAATTGCAGTAAGCTCACAATATTGTTCAAAGAAACCTTTCAATTAtgttattcgagataaaaaaattttgagataTAAATATGAATTACAGATATACAAATCTCGACTCAattaaaaatccttttttgcACATTTTCGATTAGTTCGACGACACTGTTGTTAAgagttcaaaaaaaatttcaatttgctAGTGTTGGTTTTCATTCTCATgtgttttttctcgtttacCCTATCCCAAATACAGATGCAGGTAAATCCACCATAGGAGGACAAATAATGGCTCTGACGGGAATGGTAGACAAGAGAACATTGGAAAAGTATGAGCGAGAGGCGAAAGAGAGAAGCAGAGAAACGTGGTATTTGAGCTGGGCATTAGACACGAATCAGGAGGAGCGAGAGAAGGGAAAAACTGTGGAAGTTGGAAGAGCCTATTTTGAAACTGAGAGAAAGCATTTTACGATTCTCGATGCACCGGGACACAAGAGTTTCGTGCCTAACATGATTGGCGGTGCGGCACAGGCTGATCTCGCCGTTCTCGTAATATCAGCGAGGAAGGGTGAATTCGAAACGGGCTTCGACAGAGGAGGACAAACAAGAGAGCACGCTATGCTCGCCAAAACAGCCGGAGTCAAACATTTGGTTGTTCTAGTTAATAAAATGGATGATCCGACGGTCGAATGGGATGAGGGGAGGTACAACGAGTGTAGGTGAgttatccccccccccccccccttacctataaaaatacattttcgcATCGTCGTTAATATTCACGAAGAATATAGGAATGCCTTGAGTCATTTTCATTGCTCAATTATTATCTCATACGCTTACTATTTTTCAGAGATAAAATATTACCGTATCTTCGTAAGTTGGGTTTCAATCCAGCCAAGGATTTAACGTTCATGCCGGTCTCAGGACAATTAGGCATCGGCCTTAAAGATCCTATACCCGAGAGTTTATGTGATTGGTACAAGGGTCCACCATTCATATCCTTCATTGACTCTCTGCCATCGTTAAATCGCAAGAGTAACGGACCCTTCATTATGCCAATTGTCGACAAGTACAAGGACATGGGTACGGTCGTCATGGGCAAAGTTGAAGGTGGCGAAGCGAAAAAAGGCCAAGCTCTCTTGGTTATGCCCAACAGGgtaaattatcaaatttttcttaaCGCAACATCTATTTCCACCGTGGCATGTTTTGTAAAAAAGCTTTAAAAATTGACCCATTCAAAATTAACAGCCCAATCGGAACGAATGAAAACGTATGAGAGCTTGCATTGCATTAACCGTTTAatccttttcttttgtttcaaaGACTGCGGTAATCGTTGATCAGCTGTGGTCAGACGACGAGGAAGTTACGTTCGTTGGACCTggagaaaacgtgaaaatcaAGCTTAAGGGTATCGAGGAGGAGGACGTTAGTCCGGGCTTTGTACTTTGTGACAGTAACAACCCGATTAAAACTGGCAAAATATTCGATGCTCAGGTTGTTATATTGGAACACAAGAGTATAATATGTGCGGGTTACAGTGCTGTAATGCACATTCATTGCGCCGCTGAAGAGGTCACGGTTAAGGCACTAATATGTctcgtcgataaaaaaactGGCGATAAGAGCAAAACACGACCGAGGTTCGTTAAACAGGATCAAGTCGCGATTATGAGAATCGAATGCGCGGGAGTTATATgccttgaaaaatttaatctcTTTGCACCAATGGGACGTTTTACTCTCAGGGACGAAAGTAAGTTTCATCATGACTTTCTTTATTCTACTATTTATAAGCTTTAATATTCACGTACATTCTATCTTGCAGACAAAACTATTGCGATCGGCAAGGTGCTGAAGGTGGTCGAGTAAATTTGCTCAAGTCGATTGAAGCTCGAATTCGGTTAACGAAGAGAAATAAAACGTGAAAAGCTGAAGAGAAAAGTATGAGAACGAATAAGTGAAAAGTTAACTAAAGGCAAACAAAGCAGTAAGATCATGGATCGCATGCATCGTCGAATCGCCGTGAAGCGAAATCTCGATGCATGAGAAGCAGCCAACGACGCAAAGCCCTACCGAGAGAATTAAAACGATTAACTGGAAGAAAAGGACCCGATTTCAACGACGATGACCTATCACACCGGTCGTTCACGATCGGCTCGCCGGAATAGCCTGATTTACCCCGGTTACATTGCCATTGATGCCCGTGGGATTGAGGAAATCGTAAGAAAGATAAAAGAatcaacaaataaaaatacgagatATATAATTTTACACATCGAACGACGATCGTTTCAGCATTTTTACAAATCAGCATATTAAAGCTCATATATCTACGCACGTACACAGATCTAGATATGCGTACTATCGGAACTACAAATACGAAtctattttctttcgttttttatttttattttttttccctcctttttCTCGAAGACAGTCTCCGATGATAGAATTTTCCCGCTCTAATCCTAAGATTACAACCAATTTTCCGTTGGATCGAAAACTTTATTCTTTCCATCTCCGTGTATCTTAAAAACGATTATCGAATTTCGAGCGCgagaaaactaaaaaaaagagtaCGTTAGCTTTCAtagttttataaataatttgaaggaataaaaaaaaaaacaaacgaattgCGCGAAACGTCTCGTATATGTAGATAAATGCTTATCAATTGAAAATCGGCAACGCTATCAAGATACATACATTCGAACATTCTCACACGCATAGTCCTGCAAATAATCGGGTGGCATCGTGTAACGGGGTATCGATACAATTAATAACTGGTAATAAAAggttaaagaagaaaaaaaagtaatgaaaaataaataaaattaaaaaaaagttaagaGGTTTTTCAAACAATGTAAAAGCGATATTTTTGTTCGTCCGAGTCATGCGCAATGAACGATATAAAGTAAAATATGATATAAAAGAGTAATCTAAGgaagaattattattattattattattattattattattattattgctatGTTTAGTACCAATAATTATCGAATTGGCGGGTATgaggtgaataaaaaaaaaaaattatcgagttATGCAACTAGATAGTGTTACACAACAATGAATAATTGCAGAATGATTATatcattatgattattattgtactgtttcttattttattgccattaaaaacgaatttacAAGATATTGCGTATTGGTCTCTTCTCGCATGGCGTTAATAAATTCTCGGTTCAATCGCGCTAGTACACGAATTTGTTttagttcaattttttgagtacgctgtaaatttcgaaaattcctaaAATTTTAGCGAAATCACAATTGTCATCCGTCGTACTAGAGACATGCTTTTTTGCCGAGTTACTGTTTCAGATTTTATCTTCGAAAAAATCCTCGGACAAAATTTTCTCTGATGcattaatttatttgttatttcaataaacttgGAATGAATAAATACTTGTAAGTCACAATgatcatatttttataattttgcatgattttattttcatgatgcttttctttatatttatttgtaaATACCGTTTTCGTTGTGGAAAATTGTACTTTAGCATAAATCTCCCCGATTCAGGCCATCTCGAAGTTTTTGGATGCTCACCCCCGACCTAAAAAATTTGGGGTTATTTAGGAGTGCTAGGGAGGAGTCAATATACTTTGGAAATTTTTAGTATCAGGCTCCGTAAATTTCGGTTATGAGCATGCACATTGTTCCTCGTTTTTGTTACTTTGAAAcggggaaaaagtttttcttgggatttttataaaaataagctCAAATTCATTGAACAGTCATTGAGGACGAAACTTCCCTGTTAGACCTTTTGCAACACACATTTGCTGTATTCCAAAATTTGCTGCCAGCACTGTAAGCTTTGTACCAAAACGTACTCGCAGTACTGGCAGTAGGTTTTGGAACACGGCCAATGACGACACGGTGATTGCACGCCACGGTATTCTCAAATGCCGACTATCAATTCTTTTGTGTGATTAGCTTTCCCATTTGAACAAttgatttcttatttttaaggtgatctatcacttgcgtgagtgcgagagagatagctgtaAAATGGTTACACGTTTTACTCGGacatccttgattttttgagaaaaataaaagttacaccttgttctctaataaaataatgagaatagcgtgtaactcgtattttctttcaaatatcaacctactcggaataaaacttgcagcaggatttttaccgactaAACATCTGATGGATCACGTCAAGCGATATCATCAATCGATCCTATCTGAAGCATTCTGTAATGTCATCTCCGTTAGCATTGTAACGTTTGAAATCGGCATCCGTTGCTTTCTATACGCGTAGCTGAAAGAGTGAACCGATAGATGGGAGGGCAAACGCGACGCGTTGCGCGCGCGGCGTCTCAGTCCAGAGTCTCAGAGTTCCGAGAGAGTGTGCTTCGCTGTTTGCACCGTTCGCACGCTCTCTATGAAATATTCTATATCCACGCGCGCCTCTATTCCGCTTCGTAAAACTTGGTATATGCGCACACGTATGTTATCGCGTTTCACATTCGTGAATGTACTTCGCGCGTGTCAGTTAATTGCATActagaaataaaagaaataattaaCGTTAAAATTGAGCAGCTTTCTTAAATCGTATTGTGATCGTCGATCGGAAGATTATGACGGCCCACGATCAGATACGAGCTATGCTCGATCAATTAATGGGCACTGGACGTAACGGTGAGTCCAACCTGACGATAGCATATATATACCGTGAATCTTGCCAAACTTTTCGCGATTTGCCTTTCGAGCTTTTTCATTtacgaaatgaaaactcaTTTACGAAATAGCCACGTTATGTTTGATATAACACTGACCATTTTGGCAACGAGCTAATAAATATGGAATGTTATCTCGCTTTTTCTACTTCATTACCAATCATGCATTGCTCAACCACTATTATTTTCAGGTGAGAATaacaaatttcaagtgaaatacTCCGATCCGAAGGTCTGCAAGAGTTTCCTGCTAGCATGCTGCCCCCATGAGATTCTTTCGTCGACAGTGAGTatatcgtttgaaaaaacCAACCATGATTTATTATATCAGAAATAATAACAGCGCTTGCTGacatgaaaaagaaagaggaaattcatattttctttctttttttcttgtcaATCTTTTCTATCATTGTATTGAAACTTTATCATGGTGGAAGTACGAGCGTTAGCTTTGAGCTGACTAATTATTGAAATTGTACCAAGagggaaaacattttattgccTTCAACCGTTTTGCCGTATCTCTCAAGATTACTAGTGCTATACTCTTCAAGTTTTTGCGCACAGCCACATCAAGCCCTTGGATGGTAGAATTcccagaaaaataaaacagatgAAAGTAAGACACGGGTATTCTTTGCTGACCTGATCTATGTACCATTCTCTTCTAAATCTCCATATTTTACCAAGACTGTTATGTTATCTTCTACTTGttgaatttaaaattcaaGCTCAAATTCATTGAGGTTCGAATCTACTAAAATGGAGAACTAATTACGGAGCCTGATTACATGGCAATTCTACAAATAATCCTATAAAATAATCCAATAAacaatgaatatttatgctcttcgttaaattaaaaaaaaattatttgctcTTTGATTATATAAATTGGCCATCCTATTCTCATAGTTTTGCAAAGGTCTTAGTCAAAAGTGAGCCCCTGATCAAATTACTGAATACTTGTGTAACTCCTAAAAGAAACCCATTAATCCCTTTGCTCGTGAATGGCTTGATAGCAAACCCGACAttttttgggaaaaaagtACTAAAAGTTTCTTCCTTCGCAAAATATTTGCATCTTCAAATGTAGAACTCCCAAAGACCGGAGAACATGAGGgaacattcataaaaaatagagACGGTGGGCTACCTAACTTCACAAACATCTCAATTGATTTCGGTGTGAttgagaatttgataaaaaaacatcgataTGAAAACTAGTAGAAGATTTAATCAAGCACGAATGTGTGATCAGCGTTGGATGGAATGTACTTCGGTGTACTAATCGACGACCTCGCTGCAGTTCTATTTCCAGTGAATAGCTGGAGAAGCGATACCGCGATCTTATACCGATTGTACAATATCTGTCAACAGAATATATTGTACATTCGTATATCGTGTACTTGTCCCTcttgcacacacacacacacacacacgcgcgcgttACTGTAAGtaccgaaaaaaaactgaaaaaccataaaacACCCAAAAACCCACaaaaaaagcaagaaaaaaagaaagaaaagcgaAAATTCAATGAAGAGACGCGTACGTATTGCAactatcatttatttttttctttttcatcacaCTCTCCATTATTATTCGAGGCTACGAGCAATAGAGTTGTTTATTAAATTATTAGGCCAAAAATCACAGTTCTCTTACCATAACAATTTATCGTGgtgttacaatttttcattgtccaacgaaaaatttaaaaaatttgttcggTCAGCTTGAGCTATGTGTTTAGCCCGTTAAATAGTCCTGGATCGAAAGGAACTGTCTCATTAAAAATGCATTGGCGAATATTATTGTATTTCCGTCACAATTGCTCTATTTAATGCCAATTATACATCCGACTTTATAGCCCGGAGCCTCGTTCGGAAGAAGCGTTTGAGCTGGAGAAAAAAGGACGAAACTGTCCGTCCACGTTTTTATTTGGTGCTGTTTAGTTTGACGATATTTCGCAAACGCGTGCAACATGCGTTGCGATTTGTTCGTTTATTTATACTCGTTATTATTCTAACAACGGCATTGTCTCGTGAAGAGTACGTGATATTGCCGGTGTTGATAAAGCCTCGTGTGGCCTGTTCTCTAGAGAGCGCTATGGTGAGTAGCGTTATGatacaatgatttttttcaagataacaaAACAAACATAAATTATCTATGATCTATGAATATATCAATAACTACATGTTTGATTCGTCGCTTTTGCTCATTGATAATGCAGTTTACGGGGGTGATGTAGGACGTAAGGTTTCTTTATACGTGAGTATTATATTCAAGCGTAATCCTCTTGGAATATAGAGGGCGTATGGGAAACTATGCAACAATCTGTAAGTAAGAAACGTAATAGTAAATTCTTCAACTGTGCGGCTAAATATCGACGAAGAAATTCCTCCAGTGAACAATAAGCAACACATCGAAGCAGTCGTTAACAAAACACATCGAAAAGTCGTTCTCTTCTGAAATTAGTATTTATTCACTCTTTCATTTGTAGTATAATATTCACGCTGTACAGTACTTCGTTTGTGTCCATACGTTTACGTACATTCATTTTGCGATCTCACGAGTTATTGAAGACATTTTTACAAGCCTATTTATAGATTTGGATAATTCGTTgtactattttttcaaagcggAATAGAGCTGAGCTTGAAAGCTCCCACGCGTAAAAATCTTTCTTGCCGTTCAcaaaagttgttttttctaAATGCATTcgtgtggaaaaaaatcgtcacaacaGTCGCGAACAGATCGATTGAACTCTCGTTTAAAAATATTGCGAGCACCGGTAAAAGTTTATCAGTCAGTGTGATATTAATGGTATTACCGAAAATTTTCGAGGTTAAGCGGTTTAAAAGCAATGTTTACAAGTTTTTCAATGCTCCCCCCATTGGCATTGACGCTAATAGAGGggatcaaacaaaaaatggcgCGAGCAATAAAAACTTTCGTGACCCATGGtcaacaaatattttcaatttgtgcGAACATCctcgtggtttttttttctttttttatttcaaatctttttttgagTTTCGAATTTTGCCTGATTCACGACTGCCGTTGCCTTCGAACTAAGCGTTTCCATAATACTTCGTCCCGGCGAGTGTTCGGTTAATTGAAATAAAGTACCATAACtcgaataaaaagagaaaaaaaattcgttggaaGGTGGCAAATATACAGGAATTAGGTGTGGAGTCTCTCTCGCGCGAGTCAGCAAGAGCATTACGAAAATTCTTCCAGCCTCGTGATGTACGTATTGAACTGGATTAATTAGATAATACCGTGATCGGTAATAAATTCGATACAGAAATGGGCGAAAGACAATGATTCTCGAAGTTTTATTCGGTCGTAATAAAGAGTGACTTATTCACGTATCTGCGAATACCGAGCACGGTTGCCAGGATCGTTCTCAAGGTGACCGGtgaaagaataaatttttctttacaacGACTGAACAAACATACGAATCGTTGATTTTTCAAGCCCATCGCTGACCCGGAACGTTACGATTATAATAAATTGATTAATGATACTATTACTATAATAGGCTGTAAGTTGTCTCATAGAATTGTGTGATGAACATGTAATCTTAAGGTATGTGTGCTGATTGTAGCATCGTTTCCATCGCATTCTCGCGTCAGGCGGAGAGGTCTTGCCACTCTTGTAAGTCaaacaaaacaacaaaatctatctatctatagaaattattaCGTTTCCAATGTCAAATGTCATGTCATTTTTCCACCAGTTTGTACAACATTATAGcacatacatatatttttatatatttctacatatatatttatgtatgtaTATGCGTATAATAATATGTGCTTCCATAAGAAACAGGATAGCCGGAAAgggtaaaaaaacaaatgggagctttttgaaaagtttaatatggaaaaatcagtaattgcatcaatTCGCTTGAGAATTCACAATTAATAAACATGCGTAGGTTGCCGGTTCATGTCAGAACGCTCCTATCACAATACGGAAGTCATATTTTATTGTGACATTCTACTATTATTGATGTTTTCCATTACGAATTGTgttattttgaagaaaaaaagaaacattaaatatatatatgtatctaTCATTGACAACAAAACTTCTCAGGGGCGGGGgccttgaaaaatattgttgctttccgtttatttttttatttatttttcttttcgttttattctAAGTGGTAAGACGAGTTTCACCTTTGCAATTTTGTAAATCACTAAGTTTTCCTATGGTTTGTCAATCGTAGCGCATGGACCTGGGAGATTGTCCCCAGATTCACGACTTGGCACTGCGGGCTGACTACGAGGCCGCGCAGAAGAAGAAGGATCACTTTTACGACATCGATGTGAGTATAACTCGACtatctcattatttttttgaacgaTGAACCAGTAAATAATGTTGCAAGGTaatcaatttgaatttgacCGATAGGCAATGGAACACCTTCAAAACTTTATCGCTGATTGTGACCGTCGGACCGAACAAGCGAAGCAACGTCTTGCCGAGACACAGGAGGAATTGAGCGCAGAGGTAGCAGCAAAAGCAAATAACGTTCATGTGCTAGCGgaagaaattggaaaaaaattagccAAAGCGGAAGAACTCGGTGAAGAAGGCTTCGTCGAAGAGTCGATGAAGCTAATGGGtgaaattgatgaattacGTAAGAAGAAAAACGAGGCGGAACAAGAATATAGAAATAGCATGCCGGCCTCGAGTtatcaacaacaaaaattgcGGGTCTGCGAAGTATGCAGCGCCTACCTCGGTATTCACGATAATGATCGCAGACTCGCCGATCACTTTGGTGGCAAATTGCATCTGGGATTCATCAAGATAAGagaaaaacttgccgaacttGAAAAAACTGTTGAGGATAGACGCAAGGAGAAACGCGAAACTATGATGGACAGAGATAGGCGAGAGCGGGAAAGAGACCGTGAGGATCGCGACAGAGATCGTGACCGATCCGACAGGAGGGGACTCAGTTATCGGGAGCGTGAACGCGATCGCGATCGTGATCGTGATCGAAGGGACAGAGAGCGAAGACGATCTAGATCACGGTCTCGTAGTCGTGGAAAGAGGTATAAGCCTCTGCttctatttcattttattaaactCTATTTTCTTACGGAACTATCACTTTTTTCGTATCACGGACCGTTACAATCGAAGTTGCTGTCCCAATCAATCgttgttttcaaatattcttcatCCTATTCGTAACAGTAGCGGTGCTCGTATCATCCATTAGGGCTGatacaaaaattatttcaattttgaaaatgttccATCATTCGAGTTTGTCCATCTCATGGATCAACGTCAccgagctgtcaatgtacttgtcctgaGATTCTGTCGAGTCTCTTGACTCGTGTAAA includes the following:
- the eRF3 gene encoding eukaryotic peptide chain release factor GTP-binding subunit ERF3A isoform X1, which translates into the protein MANSVAPDSWEQQADNVDKTSTDEGKFIEGKFSTLNVNAAEFVPSFCINSLPDNINPTPAYPTIDGGGGGGGGGGGGGGPDTPPAVVNTTATTFVTPEIHHGPATPSLPPDPAGARVEEPPAGGGISPPNSSSEPASDGEQTNNSPRHQPADSWEEAAVDGDPLLTPENEEAFIEEDEEAIVKIPKKKITKVAEDTKSKKEHVNVVFIGHVDAGKSTIGGQIMALTGMVDKRTLEKYEREAKERSRETWYLSWALDTNQEEREKGKTVEVGRAYFETERKHFTILDAPGHKSFVPNMIGGAAQADLAVLVISARKGEFETGFDRGGQTREHAMLAKTAGVKHLVVLVNKMDDPTVEWDEGRYNECRDKILPYLRKLGFNPAKDLTFMPVSGQLGIGLKDPIPESLCDWYKGPPFISFIDSLPSLNRKSNGPFIMPIVDKYKDMGTVVMGKVEGGEAKKGQALLVMPNRTAVIVDQLWSDDEEVTFVGPGENVKIKLKGIEEEDVSPGFVLCDSNNPIKTGKIFDAQVVILEHKSIICAGYSAVMHIHCAAEEVTVKALICLVDKKTGDKSKTRPRFVKQDQVAIMRIECAGVICLEKFNLFAPMGRFTLRDENKTIAIGKVLKVVE
- the eRF3 gene encoding eukaryotic peptide chain release factor GTP-binding subunit ERF3A isoform X2, with the translated sequence MANSVAPDSWEQQADNVDKTSTDEGKFIEGPATPSLPPDPAGARVEEPPAGGGISPPNSSSEPASDGEQTNNSPRHQPADSWEEAAVDGDPLLTPENEEAFIEEDEEAIVKIPKKKITKVAEDTKSKKEHVNVVFIGHVDAGKSTIGGQIMALTGMVDKRTLEKYEREAKERSRETWYLSWALDTNQEEREKGKTVEVGRAYFETERKHFTILDAPGHKSFVPNMIGGAAQADLAVLVISARKGEFETGFDRGGQTREHAMLAKTAGVKHLVVLVNKMDDPTVEWDEGRYNECRDKILPYLRKLGFNPAKDLTFMPVSGQLGIGLKDPIPESLCDWYKGPPFISFIDSLPSLNRKSNGPFIMPIVDKYKDMGTVVMGKVEGGEAKKGQALLVMPNRTAVIVDQLWSDDEEVTFVGPGENVKIKLKGIEEEDVSPGFVLCDSNNPIKTGKIFDAQVVILEHKSIICAGYSAVMHIHCAAEEVTVKALICLVDKKTGDKSKTRPRFVKQDQVAIMRIECAGVICLEKFNLFAPMGRFTLRDENKTIAIGKVLKVVE
- the LOC122413057 gene encoding putative RNA-binding protein Luc7-like 2 isoform X1 gives rise to the protein MTAHDQIRAMLDQLMGTGRNGENNKFQVKYSDPKVCKSFLLACCPHEILSSTRMDLGDCPQIHDLALRADYEAAQKKKDHFYDIDAMEHLQNFIADCDRRTEQAKQRLAETQEELSAEVAAKANNVHVLAEEIGKKLAKAEELGEEGFVEESMKLMGEIDELRKKKNEAEQEYRNSMPASSYQQQKLRVCEVCSAYLGIHDNDRRLADHFGGKLHLGFIKIREKLAELEKTVEDRRKEKRETMMDRDRRERERDREDRDRDRDRSDRRGLSYRERERDRDRDRDRRDRERRRSRSRSRSRGKRSRRSRSGSHGRRSRSRRSGSNDRKR
- the LOC122413057 gene encoding putative RNA-binding protein Luc7-like 1 isoform X2; amino-acid sequence: MDLGDCPQIHDLALRADYEAAQKKKDHFYDIDAMEHLQNFIADCDRRTEQAKQRLAETQEELSAEVAAKANNVHVLAEEIGKKLAKAEELGEEGFVEESMKLMGEIDELRKKKNEAEQEYRNSMPASSYQQQKLRVCEVCSAYLGIHDNDRRLADHFGGKLHLGFIKIREKLAELEKTVEDRRKEKRETMMDRDRRERERDREDRDRDRDRSDRRGLSYRERERDRDRDRDRRDRERRRSRSRSRSRGKRSRRSRSGSHGRRSRSRRSGSNDRKR